A single Tachypleus tridentatus isolate NWPU-2018 chromosome 9, ASM421037v1, whole genome shotgun sequence DNA region contains:
- the LOC143224650 gene encoding membrane protein BRI3-like isoform X1, translating into MAEIEKPALSATSTSPKRSGHHNIPKSGVPQYGTSICFHTLTPPNVAVVGGCPACRIGVLEEEFTCSGICLALIFFPFGILCCLAMRRKRCPNCGAAFG; encoded by the exons ATGGCTGAAATTGAGAAACCTGCTCTCTCTGCAACCTCGACCAGCCCTAAGAGATCAG GACACCACAACATCCCAAAGTCTGGAGTTCCCCAATATGGAACTAGcatatgttttcacactttaactCCACCTAATGTTGCAGTTGTTGGAGGATGCCCAGCATGCAGG ATTGGagttttagaagaagaattcACGTGCTCAGGCATATGTCTCGCTTTGATTTTCTTTCCCTTTGGTATCCTGTGTTGCTTAGCAATGAGACGGAAAAGGTGTCCGAACTGTGGAGCAGCTTTTGGATAA
- the LOC143224650 gene encoding uncharacterized protein LOC143224650 isoform X2 yields MAEIEKPALSATSTSPKRSGHHNIPKSGVPQYGTSICFHTLTPPNVAVVGGCPACRLVYYD; encoded by the exons ATGGCTGAAATTGAGAAACCTGCTCTCTCTGCAACCTCGACCAGCCCTAAGAGATCAG GACACCACAACATCCCAAAGTCTGGAGTTCCCCAATATGGAACTAGcatatgttttcacactttaactCCACCTAATGTTGCAGTTGTTGGAGGATGCCCAGCATGCAGG CTGGTGTACTACGACTGA